From Pseudomonas sp. B21-028, one genomic window encodes:
- a CDS encoding dicarboxylate/amino acid:cation symporter, whose product MKKNKLPRRIAMGIALGVLVGWACHHFAGSEQSAKEIAGYFSMVTDIFLRMIKMIIAPLVFATLVGGIASMGNSRSVGRIGARAMAWFVTASIVSLLIGMGLVNLFQPGAGLNLDVAQHATAAVPVNTGDFSLKAFIGHVFPRSIAEAMANNEILQIVVFSLFFGFALAGVKRAGYTRITDSIEELAKVMFKITDYVMAFAPIGVFAAIASAITTQGLGLLVDYGKLIGEFYLGILILWALLFGAGYLFLGRSVFRLGKLIREPILLAFSTASSESAYPKTIEALEKFGAPKRVSSFVLPLGYSFNLDGSMMYQAFAILFIAQAYNIDLSFTQQMLILLTLMITSKGMAGVARASVVVVAATLPMFNLPEAGLLLIIGIDQFLDMARTATNVVGNSIATAVVAQSEPHEEAVEDYDATPVRSRSKPVPVV is encoded by the coding sequence GTGAAGAAGAATAAGCTCCCACGTCGAATTGCAATGGGCATTGCCCTGGGCGTGCTGGTGGGTTGGGCGTGTCACCATTTCGCAGGGAGCGAGCAAAGCGCCAAGGAGATCGCCGGCTACTTTTCGATGGTCACCGACATTTTCCTGCGCATGATCAAGATGATCATCGCACCCCTGGTATTCGCGACCCTGGTCGGGGGCATCGCCAGCATGGGCAACTCCCGTTCCGTCGGGCGCATCGGTGCCCGGGCGATGGCCTGGTTCGTGACGGCATCGATCGTTTCGCTGCTGATCGGGATGGGGCTGGTGAATCTGTTTCAACCGGGCGCCGGGCTGAACCTGGACGTTGCGCAACATGCGACCGCTGCGGTACCGGTCAACACCGGGGATTTCAGCCTCAAGGCGTTTATCGGCCACGTGTTTCCGCGCAGCATCGCCGAAGCCATGGCGAACAACGAGATCCTGCAGATCGTGGTGTTCTCGCTGTTTTTCGGCTTTGCACTGGCCGGCGTCAAGCGGGCGGGTTACACCCGGATCACGGACTCTATCGAAGAGTTGGCGAAGGTGATGTTCAAGATCACCGACTACGTCATGGCCTTCGCGCCGATTGGCGTGTTTGCCGCCATTGCCTCGGCCATCACCACCCAGGGGCTTGGCTTGCTCGTCGACTATGGCAAGCTGATTGGCGAGTTCTACCTGGGCATCCTGATCCTCTGGGCGCTGCTGTTCGGGGCCGGCTACCTGTTTCTCGGACGCTCTGTGTTCCGGCTCGGCAAACTCATCCGCGAGCCGATTCTCCTGGCGTTCTCCACCGCCAGCAGTGAGTCCGCTTACCCGAAAACCATCGAGGCGCTGGAGAAGTTCGGCGCGCCCAAGCGTGTCTCCAGCTTCGTATTGCCTCTGGGTTATTCGTTCAACCTGGACGGCTCGATGATGTACCAGGCCTTCGCCATCCTGTTCATCGCCCAGGCCTACAACATTGACCTGAGTTTCACTCAGCAGATGTTGATTCTTCTGACGCTGATGATCACCAGCAAAGGCATGGCCGGTGTGGCACGGGCCTCGGTCGTCGTGGTCGCGGCCACATTGCCGATGTTCAATCTTCCCGAGGCGGGGCTGCTGCTGATCATCGGCATCGACCAGTTCCTGGACATGGCACGCACGGCCACCAACGTGGTGGGCAACAGCATCGCAACGGCGGTGGTCGCTCAATCCGAACCTCACGAAGAGGCGGTCGAGGACTATGACGCCACCCCGGTTCGGTCTCGATCCAAACCGGTTCCGGTTGTGTAG